The DNA segment AACAAAATCAATCTTTTGTTGATTGTTTAAAGTAGGAGGTTTGTTAATAATTCCCTTATTTAAGGAAACACTAGTTACCCTATCATATAGTTCCAATGTTTGCGAAGTACATTCAATAAAGTATTTTCTTACATCCTCTCGTATACAAACACTAGTGGCACCAGCATATCTCGTCAAACCGTGAATTGTCATAATATGTAAATAAACAATCTTAAATGTATCAGTAAATAAACTAGGAGCGTCTACTGTGACATCTTCGTCTGTAAAGCCTATTGGAATTGGAAGATTTTCTAAGGATAAGAATTGCTTCGTTTTTTCTAAATGAGTTTCTGATAATTTTAAGGCAAATTCCAGTAAATTGCGAATATCTTCATCCTTTACATCATGTAACATATAGCGAAGAATACATCGTGACAAACTGTCATTAACATATTGTGACCAAATGACAGCAATTTCTGATGCATTAATTTTAGTATGGTGATTAACTTGTTCCATTTTATCATCCCTCCTAGCAATTACAGATTAGGATAACCATTTACATTAATTTTATTTGGTAAATGTTCCTGGCAAGATAATAGAAGCAGAAGTTAAATAGGGAATTCATACCGTTTGAGATTCCCTATTTAACTTTCTAAAAAACATACTCCAAATAAATTTTTATCATTTTAATTTGTTATTTCGGAAACTAGTGAGATCTCTCAACACGAGCACTTAAAATGTCTTCTGTTGTGATTTCAAGTAATTTCTCCAGGAACCTTATTGTTCCTATTATATTTTCCTCCGTTTTAACGTTTTCCATTTTCTTATCAGCTATCAAATCATTAAGAACTTTTCTGAAAGCATTGCTTTTTATTAGCCACTCTCCAATCAGTTCCTTTGTTGCAGATCTTTCAAATTCATTTTTCACAGCAAATAAACTTTCTCTATTTGTTTCTATTATAGTAATAGCATTTAAATCAGAATTCATACGCATCTTAAAATATCTCTTTTCACTATTATAATAATTTTCATTTCTTAACCGAAAATACTCTACACCTATAGTGATTTCGTAATAAGAAGCTGTCTCTGTAACATATTGAATGTCTTTCACTTCAACATTTTTCAATAGATCTAGATAAGTTTCTATACCATACTGAGTATTTATCATTTTTGCATCCAATACATTCATGAACTTCACATCCTTTTCTACCATCATATTCATTGTTTTCATTGCCATTTCACAAATAATGCGCTATTTTTCTTCACCTATTTTTATTGACTCTTTTTCTATTGGCTCTGTTAAACGCGCCTGTTGATTTCCGCTCCAGGCACTTCGCTTTCCGTGGGTGTTTCGGCGAGCCTCCTCGGCGCTAGCGCCTGCGGGGTCTCCCCTGAACCATACTCCCACAGGAGTCTTCGCGCCTTCCGCTCCAATCAACAGGGTGTATAAATCAACACTGTACTTTAACACAGCTTTTCTATTAAATGTGACAGATGTAATTCTGTTAGTTTTTTTCAACAACATGTCCACCAAATTCGTTTCTTAATGCAGCTACAACTTTACCTGTAAAAGTATCGCTGTCTAATGAACGGTAACGCATCAAAAGAGACATTGCGATAACAGGAGTGGCTGCTTGTAAATCTAAAGCTGTTTCAACTGTCCATTTCCCTTCACCAGAAGAGTGCATAATCCCTTTAATTTCATCTAGCTTTGCATCTTTTGAAAATGCACGTTCAGTCAACTCCATGAGCCATGAACGAATAACTGAGCCGTTATTCCACACTCTAGCCACTTTTTCGTAGTCAAAATCGAACTTGCTTTTTTCTAACACCTCGAATCCTTCACCAATCGCTGCCATCATACCGTATTCAATTCCATTGTGAACCATTTTTAAGAAATGACCACTCCCTGCTTTACCAGCATAGATAAATCCGTTTTCGACAGCTGTATCCTTGAAAATAGGTTCCACGATGCTCCAGGCTTCAGGGTCTCCACCAATCATATAACATGCTCCATTACGAGCACCTTCCATTCCACCAGAAGTACCGGCATCCATAAAGTGAATTCCTACTTCCTTTAGCTGGTTATATCGGCGAATGGATTCCTTATAGTGAGAATTTCCAGCTTCAATTACGATATCTCCAGTGCCTAATAATGGTGTCATTTCATCAATTACTGAATCTACCACAGCATGCGGAACCATAATCCATACAACTCTTGGTTTTTCTAATGATTCAACAAGTTCTTTTAAATCAGATGTACCTTTAGCACCGTATTTCTTTATTTCTTCAACGGCACTTCCATTTACATCGAAAGCTACTACTTCGTGCTTGTTATCAATTAAATTTTGACCTAAGTTTAATCCCATTTTTCCTAAACCAATTAATCCAACTTTCATGTTCATTTCCTCCTTAATAATCTAAAAATATTCTTCATCTTTTATTACTACCACCATTTATATCCTTCCTCTGCCAATAATTGATGGGAAGCATCTGGTCCCATTGACCCGGATGGATATAATTGAAGGGGAATTGTATTTTCCTCAAAAGCCTCTAAGATAGGCTGTACCCATTTCCAAGACAACTCCACTTCTTTCCAATGTGCAAAGAATGTAGAGTCGCCACGCATTGCATCGTAAATTAAAAGCTCATACGCTTCAGGAACATCTGCTTGCTTAGCAGAAAAATCAACATTGACTGGTTCGATTTTTCCATTGTTTAATGGGTTTTTACTATTTAATTGTAATGAAACACTTTCGTTTGGATTGATTTCAATCACTAAAAGATTTGGCGCAGTTTCATCTTCTTGAGTCCTATACAAATCCTTTAAAGTATTTTTGAATTCAATCACAATTCGGGTGGATTTCTCTGTCATTCTTTTTCCTGTACGGATATAGAAAGGAACCCCTCTCCAAAAATCATCATCCACATATAAACGGGCAGCCACAAATGTGTCATTTAAAGAAGAAGGAGCAACTTCAGGTTCTCCTGTATACCCAACAACTTGTTTACCTTGGATTTCACCAGGACCATATTGACCTCGAATCACATGATTCACCACATCCTCTTTCTTTAATGGACGAAGTGATTCTATTACTTTTCTCTTTTCATTGCGGATCTCTTCTGCATTAATTTGTTTTGGCAGCTGCATTGCTGTCATCATCAAGATTTGCAGCATATGATTTTGAAACATGTCGCGAATAGCCCCAGCTTGATCATAATAACCAGCTCTCTCTTCAACCCCAACTGTTTCGCTTGCAGTAATTTGCACATTTGCAATGTATTGGTTGTTCCATAATGCTTGAAGCACTGGATTTGCAAATCCTAAAGCTTCCAGGTTTTGTACCATCGGCTTTCCAAGATAGTGGTCGATGCGAAAAATTTCTTCTTCATCAAAAGCTTTACTTAGTTTATCGTTTAATTCTTGAGCTGATTTTAAGTCATGTCCAAACGGTTTTTCGATAATTAGACGTTTCCAACCTTTAGTAGAACCTAGACCACTCTCTTTAATGTTGAAAGCAATCACATTAAAAAACTCTGGAGCAACAGATAGGTAGAACATACGATTTTCTGGAATATTCAATTCTTCTTCACGTTGTTTAACGAGTTCAAGTAATCCTTTATATCCTTCAGCCTTGATAGCATCTACATGGCTATACCGAAAGGCACGGATAAACACTTCAAGGTTGGAATCGTCATTTAGTGATCGTCTAGAAAATGTTTTTAAAGAATCTTTCACATGGTTTTGGAAATCAGTATCTGATAAATCTCCTCTGCCCACCCCAATAATTGAGATGGGCAGAGGTAATTTTTGATCCAAAAATAAATTATATAGAGCCGGGAAGATTTTTCTTTTTGCTAAGTCCCCTGTCGCCCCAAATAAGACAAATGTCATTGCCTCCATTTTACATACCTCCAAAAATAA comes from the Neobacillus sp. PS2-9 genome and includes:
- the zwf gene encoding glucose-6-phosphate dehydrogenase; this encodes MEAMTFVLFGATGDLAKRKIFPALYNLFLDQKLPLPISIIGVGRGDLSDTDFQNHVKDSLKTFSRRSLNDDSNLEVFIRAFRYSHVDAIKAEGYKGLLELVKQREEELNIPENRMFYLSVAPEFFNVIAFNIKESGLGSTKGWKRLIIEKPFGHDLKSAQELNDKLSKAFDEEEIFRIDHYLGKPMVQNLEALGFANPVLQALWNNQYIANVQITASETVGVEERAGYYDQAGAIRDMFQNHMLQILMMTAMQLPKQINAEEIRNEKRKVIESLRPLKKEDVVNHVIRGQYGPGEIQGKQVVGYTGEPEVAPSSLNDTFVAARLYVDDDFWRGVPFYIRTGKRMTEKSTRIVIEFKNTLKDLYRTQEDETAPNLLVIEINPNESVSLQLNSKNPLNNGKIEPVNVDFSAKQADVPEAYELLIYDAMRGDSTFFAHWKEVELSWKWVQPILEAFEENTIPLQLYPSGSMGPDASHQLLAEEGYKWW
- the gnd gene encoding phosphogluconate dehydrogenase (NAD(+)-dependent, decarboxylating), yielding MKVGLIGLGKMGLNLGQNLIDNKHEVVAFDVNGSAVEEIKKYGAKGTSDLKELVESLEKPRVVWIMVPHAVVDSVIDEMTPLLGTGDIVIEAGNSHYKESIRRYNQLKEVGIHFMDAGTSGGMEGARNGACYMIGGDPEAWSIVEPIFKDTAVENGFIYAGKAGSGHFLKMVHNGIEYGMMAAIGEGFEVLEKSKFDFDYEKVARVWNNGSVIRSWLMELTERAFSKDAKLDEIKGIMHSSGEGKWTVETALDLQAATPVIAMSLLMRYRSLDSDTFTGKVVAALRNEFGGHVVEKN